Proteins co-encoded in one Saccharomyces cerevisiae S288C chromosome II, complete sequence genomic window:
- a CDS encoding uncharacterized protein (hypothetical protein; identified by gene-trapping, microarray-based expression analysis, and genome-wide homology searching) — translation MKIFTLYTMIQQYFFDNGGVYSIKNFYSAVPKEKMNIILVSLDCELQKLALKLSKKTSGTHTTH, via the coding sequence ATGAAGATTTTCACGCTGTATACCATGATTCAGCAATacttttttgataatggCGGTGTTTATAGTAtaaagaatttttattctGCAGTTCCGAAGGAGAAAATGAACATAATTCTTGTTTCACTTGATTGTGAGCTCCAAAAGCTTGCTCTTAAGCTGTCAAAGAAAACTAGTGGCACTCACACTACGCACTAG
- the SMP1 gene encoding Smp1p (MADS-box transcription factor involved in osmotic stress response; SMP1 has a paralog, RLM1, that arose from the whole genome duplication), whose amino-acid sequence MGRRKIEIEPIKDDRNRTVTFIKRKAGLFKKAHELSVLCQVDIAVIILGSNNTFYEYSSVDMSNLLNVHQNNTDLPHNIIEPSDYGDYVKKPRVVLNERKRRRRRATVLQPASHSGSCTVSSQDSSSVQNNGNLSAPLASNDAGNAGVSTPLVHCHGAISRSGSNHSDCARNSADYQMLQGGLNSGGSFHANDYKESVDQQHVANEAIHRNFMNKRIRPDTHLLLSESNHSNYHNFYPSPYENLPKPSLPASLVGNIPSFQSQFVQVIPANSNPMGKGFNGTGDSESFEAKQKIHPTVAISNTLEGPAPVQAMVHHLHQLNSNRGKLSGKPYLKLNIPKATNDACQRSPAMYSGTASPKTDVQATPNQMLASNMSSPLSRSKFLGFKNNDMDDLYHNGRCGSTYVNNKTFFLKPPIGRPPKFPKSPSSSIVVFPSSVASSTLKSTSSTNSPD is encoded by the coding sequence ATGggtagaagaaaaattgaaattgaaccTATCAAAGATGATAGAAATCGTACAGTTACTTTCATAAAGCGAAAAGCAGGACTATTTAAAAAGGCTCATGAATTGTCAGTACTTTGCCAAGTAGACATTGCTGTCATTATTTTAGGATCCAATAATACATTCTACGAATACTCTTCTGTTGATATGAGTAACCTGCTTAATGTTCATCAAAACAACACTGATCTTCCTCATAATATCATAGAACCATCTGATTATGGTGACTATGTGAAAAAACCACGTGTTGTTCTGAATGAAAGGAAGCGCAGGCGAAGAAGAGCAACCGTGTTGCAACCAGCTTCCCATTCTGGGAGTTGTACAGTTTCGAGTCAAGATTCCTCCAGTGTACAAAACAATGGGAATTTAAGCGCTCCGTTGGCGTCAAATGACGCCGGGAACGCTGGTGTAAGTACACCATTGGTGCATTGCCACGGAGCAATATCACGTAGCGGATCCAATCATTCTGACTGTGCAAGAAATAGTGCAGATTATCAAATGTTGCAAGGCGGTTTAAATTCTGGTGGGAGTTTTCATGCTAATGATTATAAAGAAAGCGTAGACCAACAGCATGTTGCAAACGAGGCTATTCATAGGAATTTTATGAACAAGAGGATTAGGCCGGATACTCATTTACTACTTTCTGAATCTAACCACTCTAATTATCATAATTTTTACCCGTCGCCTTACGAGAATTTGCCAAAGCCTTCATTGCCTGCAAGTTTAGTGGGCAATATTCCATCCTTTCAATCGCAATTTGTACAGGTTATTCCGGCAAATAGTAACCCAATGGGAAAAGGATTTAATGGGACGGGTGACAGCGAGAGCTTTGAAGCAAAGCAAAAGATACACCCGACAGTTGCTATATCAAATACTTTGGAAGGTCCAGCTCCAGTGCAGGCGATGGTCCATCACCTGCACCAACTGAACAGCAATAGAGGAAAGCTCTCAGGGAAGCCATATTTAAAGCTAAATATTCCGAAGGCCACAAATGACGCTTGCCAGAGGTCGCCAGCAATGTATTCAGGAACCGCATCACCGAAAACGGATGTACAAGCCACTCCCAATCAAATGCTCGCCAGCAACATGTCCTCCCCTCTTTCTCGTTCAAAGTTTTTGGGATTCAAGAACAATGATATGGACGACTTATATCATAATGGCCGATGTGGCAGCACTTATGTAAATAACAAAACATTCTTTCTGAAACCGCCAATTGGAAGACCGCCTA